From the Exiguobacterium marinum DSM 16307 genome, the window GGCAGCGGTGCTCACAGGACTTGGATTTTGGGCGTATCGCCGCTTGAGTACGAATCGTCCGCTCATTTATAAAGGGTTGATCTTAACCGATTCGACATCTACCGAAAAAGGTTACCTGTCCCATGAAGACCGAAAACAACTTCTCGGAAAGGTGGGTGTCACCTTGACCCCACTTCGCCCAGCAGGTACTGCTGAGATTGACGGAGAACGAATCGACGTCGTGACAGAAGGTAGCTATCTCGATCAGCAGACAAAAATTCAGGTATATAAAGTGGACTCAGGGCGAATTGTCGTTCGAAACTTTGTAGA encodes:
- a CDS encoding NfeD family protein; its protein translation is MNLEGGSKTMTFGLGVILTVFFVGVVLLGIEVFVAGFGLFGLLGIGAVVASLIMAGATIGQLWLSVGLAAAVLTGLGFWAYRRLSTNRPLIYKGLILTDSTSTEKGYLSHEDRKQLLGKVGVTLTPLRPAGTAEIDGERIDVVTEGSYLDQQTKIQVYKVDSGRIVVRNFVEPKEDVTE